CATGCTGGGGGAGGGGGCGCTGCGGGTCGCCTCGGTCGTCAAGGTGGCGCAGAACTGCCTCATCGGCCTGGTGGCGGCCGCCCTGGCCGCTGCGGGCGACGGCCGCCGCGGGCTTTGCGTCATCGTTGACGCGTGGCGGCGCTTCCCGCGCTTTCTGCTGGGCTTCTTCGGCGCCTCCGTCGTGGCGTCTGCGGGATGGCTCTCCCCGCAGGCGCTGCACTCCGTGGCGCACCTGCGCAACTGGTTCCTGGCGTTGGGGTTCGTTTGCCTGGGGTTCACGGGGGTCGGCGTGGCGCTGCCGAGGGGAAGCCGCAGGGCGGCCGCGGTGTTCCTGCTGGCCACCGCCTTCAGCACGGCCGTTTCGCTGGGGTATTCGTGGCTGCTGTTCTCCCGCTGAAGGGGCAGGCGCGCCAGGCGCCGGGTCGAACTTAGAGCGGTGGGGGAGTCCGAGGGGGCTCTAAGCCCCCTGGTCTTCCACCAAACCTGCGACGCTGCGGCGAGGTCAAGGACTCTCCCTGATCGGGGCTCACGGGGAAATGCATCCGCGGTCATCCGCACGCACACACGGCTACATCGACGTGATCCGGCGCTCGCTGGCCTCGGCCCGGCGCAGGTCCCTGGATACGCCTGGCCTTCGGCCCGCCGCGGTGTTGGTCCCGCTTTACCTCCGTGAAGCCCGGGAGCACCTGGTCTTTACCCTGCGGACGGATCGCGTGGAGTACCACAAGGGCCAGATCTCGTTCCCGGGGGGCGCTGTCGATCCGGAGGACCGGGACCGGGTGGCCACGGCGTTGCGGGAAAGCCGCGAAGAGATAGGGCTCGAGGCCGCCGACGTCGAGGTCTTGGGGCTGCTGGACGACCTGCCCGCCACCCGCAGCGGCTTCTGCATCACCCCCGTGGTGGGGCTCATCCGCAAGAGTCCCTACCCCTTCATGGCGAACCCCGCCGAGGTGGCGGAGATCCTGCTGCTGCCGCTCTCCTGGCTTTTGGAACCCGCCCACATGCAACAGCGCTCGCTTCGGGACGAGGCGGGGCACGTGTGGGTGGACTTTGCGTTCGAGTGGAACGGCCGCGTCATATGGGGTGCTACGGGCCGCATCCTGAAGGGATTCCTTGACCGGATCCGGGCCGGCATGGCGGACGAGTAGCGCCGCATAGCACTGCCCCGTGAAGCGGGGCATTCTCCTTCTCCTGGGCGCCGCCCTTGCGGCGCTTGCCCTGTTTGCAAGCGCATGGTATCTCGTGGCCGTGAGAGGGCCGGGACGGCGCGGCCCACCCGCTGAAGCGCCCCGGCCACCCCTGCCCTGCGAGGGGGTGGTGGTGGCCGTCGACCCGGGGCACGGTGGGGCCGACGGGGGGGTCTCCCACGGCGGCGTCCTGGAGAAGGACGTGAATCTGGCCGTGGCGCGCAAGCTG
The window above is part of the Bacillota bacterium genome. Proteins encoded here:
- a CDS encoding putative sulfate exporter family transporter; translation: MLGEGALRVASVVKVAQNCLIGLVAAALAAAGDGRRGLCVIVDAWRRFPRFLLGFFGASVVASAGWLSPQALHSVAHLRNWFLALGFVCLGFTGVGVALPRGSRRAAAVFLLATAFSTAVSLGYSWLLFSR
- a CDS encoding CoA pyrophosphatase, which translates into the protein MHPRSSARTHGYIDVIRRSLASARRRSLDTPGLRPAAVLVPLYLREAREHLVFTLRTDRVEYHKGQISFPGGAVDPEDRDRVATALRESREEIGLEAADVEVLGLLDDLPATRSGFCITPVVGLIRKSPYPFMANPAEVAEILLLPLSWLLEPAHMQQRSLRDEAGHVWVDFAFEWNGRVIWGATGRILKGFLDRIRAGMADE